A window of Elusimicrobiota bacterium genomic DNA:
GCACAATCTTATTGAGAAAATCTCTCCAAAATTTTTTTATTGACACAGTATAAAGTTGTAAAAATCTAAATGATATGATAAAATGATTTTAAAATGAAAAGACTCTATATAGATTTATGTGTTTACAATAGACCTTTTGATGATCAAAGACAACCAAGAATTAAACTGGAAACGGATATATTTCTATTTTTGTTGGAGCAGATTGAACAAAAAATGTATCATACAGTAAATTCTACAGTTCTTGAATATGAAAACCAACAAAATCCTTACATAGAACGTAAAGAAAAAATTTTATCATATTTAAAGATGAGCAGAGAAAAAGTAAATCTTGATAAATTAACTATCAACAGGGCTACAATTTT
This region includes:
- a CDS encoding PIN domain-containing protein yields the protein MKRLYIDLCVYNRPFDDQRQPRIKLETDIFLFLLEQIEQKMYHTVNSTVLEYENQQNPYIERKEKILSYLKMSREKVNLDKLTINRATILEQYGIPSIDALHLALSEKSKVDYFVTCDDTLVKKIKGIEIMLKINVVTLAEFVAKEEKQNANS